A window of Cohnella herbarum contains these coding sequences:
- a CDS encoding VOC family protein: MYKPGITIWYNVTSIERSLEFYTKQLDFQLQFHDAESGMAMIRTNTDDCIIGFSEGVEVIPSTSSTVFEVHNIEQAVEVLARKGVTFIGDIETIPNMTKLATFTDPDGHSLMLAEDLT, translated from the coding sequence ATGTATAAACCGGGAATCACGATTTGGTATAATGTTACCAGCATCGAACGCTCATTGGAATTTTATACGAAGCAGCTTGATTTTCAACTACAGTTTCATGATGCGGAAAGTGGAATGGCCATGATTCGTACGAACACTGACGATTGTATTATTGGTTTCTCTGAGGGTGTGGAAGTCATTCCTTCCACTTCTTCAACCGTGTTCGAAGTACATAACATCGAGCAGGCGGTTGAAGTCTTAGCGCGTAAAGGCGTTACATTTATTGGCGATATCGAAACGATCCCGAATATGACAAAGCTAGCAACGTTTACCGATCCTGATGGGCACAGCTTAATGTTAGCTGAGGATTTGACTTAG
- the tpx gene encoding thiol peroxidase, with protein sequence MSQERAATLKGNPITLIGPVLKAGDSAPDFTLNKNLLETSSLEDYAGKVKLISVVPSIDTGVCDAQTRRFNEEASKLGDNVVIITVSADLPFAQARWCAAAGVDRVFLLSDYKENSFGKSYGVLIKELHLDMRSIFVLDSNNQITYVEVLGEMTEHPNYEAAIDAVKSLI encoded by the coding sequence ATGTCCCAAGAACGTGCAGCTACGCTTAAAGGCAATCCGATTACGCTTATCGGGCCCGTATTAAAAGCCGGAGATTCCGCACCTGATTTCACTCTCAACAAAAACCTGCTCGAAACGTCTTCCCTGGAAGATTATGCAGGCAAAGTCAAGCTCATCAGCGTCGTTCCTTCTATTGATACCGGCGTCTGCGACGCGCAAACTCGCCGCTTCAACGAAGAAGCTTCCAAACTGGGCGATAACGTAGTCATCATCACCGTCAGCGCAGATCTTCCGTTCGCGCAAGCGCGTTGGTGCGCGGCTGCAGGAGTCGATCGCGTATTCCTCTTATCCGATTACAAAGAAAACAGCTTCGGTAAATCCTACGGCGTTCTTATCAAAGAACTTCACTTGGATATGAGATCGATCTTCGTCTTGGATAGCAACAATCAAATCACTTACGTTGAAGTACTGGGCGAAATGACCGAGCATCCGAATTACGAAGCAGCAATCGATGCGGTTAAAAGCCTGATCTAA
- a CDS encoding LysR family transcriptional regulator, whose protein sequence is MELRQLEYFVRVARLQHVTKAAEELHVAQSAVSRQIHRLEEELGIRLFMQRGRNVQLTPVGQLFLRRAEAVLGDLDRAVMEIHEFLDPEVGEIRLGFPHSLGIHVVPQVVAEFRKLHPNVKFRFRQGMYPSLIRDIVDAEVDIAFISPYPEKSDQVTGEVVLTEELFAILPETHKLALKDSIMLSELKEDTFVLFSSGYSLRPIVWDACREAGFTPKIGFEGEEAGTIRGLVAAGMGVSLLPKMAMYETSSMMPAVVKISEPHVTRTIGIIRRTGEKMPLVVQMFHSFLLEFFKNQYQEQ, encoded by the coding sequence TTGGAACTCAGGCAATTGGAATATTTCGTGCGGGTAGCGAGGCTTCAGCACGTTACGAAAGCCGCTGAGGAGCTGCACGTGGCTCAATCCGCGGTCAGCAGGCAAATACACAGGCTCGAGGAAGAACTCGGCATACGGCTGTTTATGCAGCGCGGACGCAATGTTCAATTGACCCCGGTAGGTCAGCTGTTTCTTCGGCGCGCGGAGGCGGTGTTGGGGGATTTGGATCGAGCGGTCATGGAGATTCACGAATTTCTGGATCCGGAGGTCGGCGAGATCAGGCTCGGGTTTCCTCACAGTTTGGGCATTCATGTCGTCCCGCAGGTCGTTGCCGAGTTTCGCAAGCTTCATCCGAACGTGAAATTTCGGTTCCGCCAAGGGATGTACCCTTCCTTAATTCGGGATATCGTCGATGCGGAAGTAGATATCGCCTTTATTTCTCCTTACCCGGAGAAAAGCGATCAGGTGACCGGGGAAGTGGTATTGACGGAAGAATTGTTCGCTATCCTGCCCGAAACCCATAAATTAGCTTTAAAAGATTCGATCATGCTAAGCGAATTAAAAGAAGACACGTTCGTATTGTTCAGTTCGGGTTATTCTTTGCGGCCTATCGTCTGGGATGCCTGCAGGGAAGCCGGCTTTACGCCGAAAATCGGATTCGAAGGGGAAGAGGCGGGGACGATTCGCGGTCTTGTGGCCGCCGGAATGGGCGTTAGCTTATTGCCGAAGATGGCGATGTACGAAACGAGCTCGATGATGCCGGCCGTCGTTAAAATAAGCGAGCCCCACGTTACCCGTACGATCGGGATAATTCGCAGAACAGGAGAAAAGATGCCGCTAGTCGTGCAGATGTTCCATAGTTTCCTGCTTGAATTTTTCAAAAACCAATACCAAGAGCAATGA
- a CDS encoding DUF1499 domain-containing protein codes for MKRLLIGLIRSHEHTSDKAKDPKLKSHYYRLSKDRAWDEVSSILKKMKGYKVLHEVQTVGEIVMEKKTMSGRTMDITIQVVGTSPGNTAVDIYSASRGSLGDLGANYRIIQEIYSVLDRKLSSYKT; via the coding sequence TTGAAGCGATTGCTGATTGGATTAATCCGCAGCCATGAACATACGAGCGATAAAGCCAAAGATCCTAAGCTCAAGTCTCATTATTATCGGCTTTCGAAGGATCGTGCTTGGGACGAGGTCAGTTCCATACTGAAGAAGATGAAGGGGTATAAAGTTCTCCATGAGGTTCAGACGGTCGGCGAGATCGTGATGGAGAAGAAAACAATGTCCGGCCGCACGATGGATATTACGATCCAAGTGGTCGGTACAAGCCCCGGCAACACGGCGGTAGACATCTACTCGGCATCCCGAGGCTCGCTTGGCGATTTGGGTGCGAATTATCGAATCATCCAAGAAATTTATAGTGTTCTGGATCGTAAACTGTCCTCTTATAAAACTTAG
- a CDS encoding YesL family protein, translating to MEMRGMMGGFYKLSEWIMRLSVTNVLWLLTAFPFWFMMITFLTAKDVAQLQAIIIPLAIVAPFTLFPATSAMFSVARKWVLGDTDVPLFKTFFRNYKQNYVQAMIGGVFYALLFAILIIDFQVYLKQMAGFQLLAYLFIALMLLLLISLLHFFSLLSHFHMKTIQLLKNALILTIGRPIRSLIMAIGAVAVLFISTRFTFLIPFFFGSIIAVYTFYNFNMVIQKMMLLKEEAETEKSSEDDEEEEKKSQG from the coding sequence ATGGAAATGCGGGGCATGATGGGCGGCTTTTATAAGCTGTCCGAATGGATCATGAGGTTGTCAGTTACGAACGTATTGTGGCTTCTCACAGCGTTTCCGTTTTGGTTTATGATGATTACTTTCCTTACGGCGAAAGACGTTGCGCAATTGCAAGCGATCATTATTCCGCTTGCAATTGTGGCTCCGTTTACCTTGTTTCCGGCGACCTCCGCGATGTTCTCGGTCGCCCGGAAATGGGTTCTGGGAGATACCGACGTCCCGTTATTTAAGACCTTCTTCCGCAACTACAAGCAAAATTACGTACAAGCTATGATCGGCGGCGTTTTCTATGCGTTGCTGTTCGCGATATTGATCATTGATTTCCAAGTCTATCTGAAGCAAATGGCTGGATTTCAATTGCTCGCGTATTTATTTATCGCGCTTATGCTATTGTTGCTGATTTCGTTGTTGCATTTCTTCTCCCTTTTATCGCATTTTCATATGAAAACGATTCAATTGCTCAAGAATGCCCTGATTCTAACGATCGGTCGTCCGATTCGATCCTTAATCATGGCAATTGGAGCGGTTGCGGTTTTATTCATAAGTACGCGATTTACGTTTCTGATCCCGTTCTTCTTCGGAAGCATTATCGCCGTATATACCTTCTATAACTTCAATATGGTTATACAGAAGATGATGTTGCTGAAGGAAGAGGCCGAGACCGAAAAGTCCTCGGAGGACGACGAGGAAGAAGAGAAGAAATCCCAAGGCTAA